In Halobaculum magnesiiphilum, the following proteins share a genomic window:
- a CDS encoding zinc-ribbon domain-containing protein, with amino-acid sequence MGLIGTLTETLKASTESPNRGGGTEESTGAYWCHDCDERLLDLDVEGEGPPSCPECGDEMEFERSPGSTGCAC; translated from the coding sequence ATGGGACTGATCGGCACGCTCACCGAGACGCTGAAGGCCTCGACGGAATCGCCGAACCGTGGGGGCGGCACCGAGGAGTCGACGGGCGCGTACTGGTGTCACGACTGCGACGAGCGCCTGCTCGACCTCGACGTGGAGGGGGAGGGTCCCCCGTCGTGTCCGGAGTGCGGCGACGAGATGGAGTTCGAGCGCTCGCCCGGCTCGACCGGCTGCGCCTGCTGA
- a CDS encoding CobW family GTP-binding protein, whose protein sequence is MTPGRGLGGGPGPSGDDAVPVTVLSGSLGAGKTTLVNHILSNAGDRDIAVLVNDVGSVNVDYDLLSSEDLPAVGVAELSNGCICCELRDDLERAVVQLADGKEFDHLVVEPSGISEPGPVARQFTNGPAAARYRMDAVVTVLDTPQFLDAFSGEGTPKRRGSTTHEGGGARGGGEGADAGAAANGEDADLGGDDADREGDGDEAPRPLSDLLVEQVEGADVVLLNKADLCDEAELAEAEELVRALRPRAETLPTEHSAAPLDRILDVDLYEHRDEEHGHDQPDDRADSDDHGHADGDDHGHGHGGDDHDHAHPDEVYGVTSFVYRARRPFHPERLAEYLSNLPESVVRSKGTLHVAGNDQRLHYSQAGPSVRVEAVGPWVAAMAEADRELYRANRRGGADWDDEWGDRHTEVVVIGVDLDEPAVRARLDDCLLTDAELENGTGVDPAEWFPTAPAEGDGDGDGNADAVVSLS, encoded by the coding sequence ATGACGCCCGGACGCGGACTCGGCGGCGGTCCCGGACCGAGCGGCGACGACGCCGTCCCGGTGACGGTCCTCTCGGGGAGCCTCGGGGCCGGCAAGACGACGCTGGTGAACCACATCCTCTCGAACGCCGGCGACCGCGACATCGCGGTGCTGGTCAACGACGTGGGATCGGTGAACGTCGATTACGACCTGCTCTCCTCGGAGGACCTCCCCGCCGTCGGCGTCGCGGAGCTGTCCAACGGCTGTATCTGCTGTGAGCTGCGCGACGACCTCGAACGCGCGGTCGTCCAGCTCGCCGACGGCAAGGAGTTCGACCACCTCGTCGTCGAGCCGTCGGGGATCAGCGAGCCCGGTCCCGTCGCCCGGCAGTTCACCAACGGCCCGGCTGCGGCCCGATACCGGATGGACGCCGTCGTCACGGTGCTCGACACCCCGCAGTTCCTCGACGCCTTCTCGGGCGAGGGAACCCCGAAACGACGGGGGAGCACCACTCACGAGGGCGGCGGTGCCCGCGGGGGCGGCGAGGGCGCGGACGCCGGCGCGGCGGCGAACGGCGAGGACGCGGACCTCGGTGGCGACGACGCCGACCGCGAAGGCGACGGCGACGAGGCTCCCCGCCCGCTCTCGGATCTGCTCGTCGAACAGGTGGAGGGCGCGGACGTGGTCCTGCTCAACAAGGCCGACCTGTGCGACGAGGCCGAACTCGCGGAGGCCGAGGAGCTGGTGCGCGCGCTCCGTCCCCGCGCCGAGACCCTTCCCACCGAACACTCGGCGGCGCCGCTGGATCGGATCCTCGACGTGGACCTGTACGAGCATCGGGACGAGGAGCACGGCCACGATCAGCCCGACGACCGCGCCGACAGCGACGATCACGGGCACGCCGACGGCGACGATCACGGCCACGGACACGGCGGGGACGACCACGACCACGCCCACCCGGACGAGGTGTACGGCGTCACCTCCTTCGTCTACCGCGCGCGGCGACCGTTCCACCCCGAACGCCTCGCCGAGTACCTCTCGAACCTGCCCGAGTCGGTCGTGCGCTCGAAGGGAACGCTCCACGTCGCCGGCAACGATCAACGGCTGCACTACAGCCAGGCCGGCCCCTCGGTTCGGGTGGAGGCGGTCGGCCCGTGGGTGGCGGCGATGGCGGAGGCCGACCGGGAGCTGTACCGGGCGAACCGCCGCGGCGGCGCCGACTGGGACGACGAGTGGGGCGACCGCCACACCGAGGTGGTCGTCATCGGCGTCGACCTCGACGAGCCGGCGGTGCGCGCGCGGCTGGACGACTGTCTCCTCACGGACGCGGAGCTGGAGAACGGAACCGGCGTCGACCCCGCCGAGTGGTTCCCGACCGCCCCCGCCGAGGGCGACGGCGATGGCGACGGGAACGCCGACGCGGTCGTTTCGCTGTCGTAG